Within Zootoca vivipara chromosome 17, rZooViv1.1, whole genome shotgun sequence, the genomic segment AACCTTTTTCATGTAAAGTTGATGCTCTACTCGGTTTTCCTATTTCTGCAAGGCCACATCatgcacccaccccactcacactcACATGGATTTTGCTTTTCCCCCAGTGTCCAGCTATGTCGAAGTCAGCAGAGTCTCGCCCTCCAAAGACCACCAGGTTGTAGCCACTGCTCTTCCCGCTTGGGGTGGTTTCGCGCAGCAGCATGGCAGAATGGCCGGCCCGGGAGGCCGTGCGTGATTCCTCTTCTTTGTACCTGGCAACAGGAGGAGAGAGGCAAAGgatgctctttttaaaataataataatatttttaaaattaaatgttttCAATATAAAAGACAATGAAAACCACACTAAtctagaaaagaaaaatagagaaaagcaaaaagaaagaaaagaaataacaaaagGAAATTAGAAAGCCCTCTATCAAgaactcaaagtggtgtacatagttctctCATTTAAACCCCACAAGCCTGTATGTTAGGCTTATAGCCAGTGAGTGAGCTCAATGTCACatagtgagcttcctggctgagtggggatctgaactttggtctcccaggaccaagactaaccactatgccacattgGCTTTCCTATACCAGCGGTTGGACtcgcaactcccagcagccatcgtggccaatggtcaaagatggtgggagttggagtctgataacatctggaggatcccCCTTGCTTGCTAGATCTAACAGATGTTTACTTAAGTCTGGCCTGTGCCATCTAAGATTGAAgagcttgctgaatcaggccaatgacccatctagtccagaatcctgttctcacagtggccaaccaaatgcctgtaggaaactggcaagcaggatctgagcacaagagccttctcccctctggaattcagaagcattggtgcCTCCGACttgggaggcagagcatagccaacatggctagtagccattgctagccttCTCCATTTGTCcaaccttttaaagccattctgTGTTCTGCACTTTTAAttatgcactgcgtgaagaagtactttctttcatctgctctgacccttccaacattcagcttccttagaGGCCTGTGTGTTATGAGAGAAGGTGAAAAACCTTTGCAGGACCGAAGTCCTTGCAAGCAGCTCAGTATTCTGGGCAAGGTCGTACCAGTAGGTCTTGTTGGCAGGGTTGAGATGCAGTGTGAATATGCTGGCGTAGCGCCGCTGAGTCCGCACCCCGCCCTCACGGCCCACCACCCGTGCCTCATGGTCTGTGAGCTTAGTGCAAGTGTGGCTGCTGAGCCCCACGGGGGCCTGGTTGGAGGGCCCCACAGCCCAGCGTTCCCACTGCCCCTGTTCGGCGTCAAAGCAGCACACATCAGAGACCCGGTGGGAGCCATCCCAGCCCCCCACCACGCACAGGAAGCGGTCAGACAGGACCACAGCTTCGTGGTGGCTCCGGCGGTGCTCGCATTCAGGAGCCATCCTTTTGACCGTCTGGAGTGAGGGGTCAAAGGCCACCACATCCCCAAGGGGCGGCTCCTGGGTCTCCTGCGACTTCTGGCCCCCAAAGATGAGGAGCTTGCCCTGTACCACGTTGCACGAGTGGAATGCACGGCCGAGGAGGTCACTGCACACCACTGGCCTCCACTCCCAGCTGCGGCCGGCGGCTGCCATACCAGGTTTGACCTGCAGGGGGGCAAAAGCAATAAGGGTCAAGGGACAAGGTGGTGGACAATCCAAAGagggttttatttattcatcttaATGAACTGCAAATAGCCATGTTGGAACAAACCTAAAATAATACaagtaaacaatttttttctTGCAGGAAAGAGGAGAGATGCAGAGACTaccaacaataaaaaatacagataGGTCTTATCATTAGATGCCCAATGAAACCACACTCCTTCATAAactggctctcatatcacctctgTCCCCTCTGTGCCAGGCTaaaggtttaaggtgctggttttgacctttaaagccctcgtatctacgggaccgcctctcctggtatgccccgcggaggaccttaaggtccacaaacaacaatattatggagatcccgagccataaggtggctagattggcctctacttgggccagggctttttcagtattggccccaacttggtggaacgctctttcacaggagaccagtgccctgcgggatttgtcatctttctgcagggcctgcaagacagagctgttccgcctggcctttgggtcggacttagtctgacccctgcatttttcctccctcatggcttgaatttgaccactcaaaatgctgcattttaaattttaatactgtattttaatctgtattttaattaattgcttcttatgttttattgtaattttcttggtgtgagccgccctgagcccggttctgactggggagggcggggtataaataaaaatttatttatttatttatttatttatttatttatttatttatttatttattattattattaaacttacccaactccctcaacttcCCAAGTCTCCCAACTTCCCTGGGAAGGGGGATTGATTGCAGCTCTAAGAGGGGGAACAGGGgcttcctaacagctctcagcatccttaacaaactacaggcccCAGAATCCTTCAGTGtatgccatgactgtttaaagaagtatcatagtgttttaaatgcatgacCGAACTGACTCCAGGAATGTGCTCCAATACACCAGATGTAAATAGACCACTTCACTTACTGAACTGAAAATCTACCGTtacaatatacaaaaatacatatgcaCCCTCACTCCCGACACTCCCTTCCCACCTCTCCAAAAactaaaataagaataaaggggttttttttgtacttGGGTTTAAAGCCCCTGCACTGAGCCTAAACTGAAAATCAATGTCCCTTTCCCTGGCTGCCCCCACCAAGCTCAGGTCATTTTACCAAGGCATGGCCAAAGGCAAATGCAGGAACAAGAAGCATGTTATACCAGGAACAGGTTAAGAAAGGGTGCCTTTCCTCTGGTAAATAGGAACGGTGGAAGCATTTGTGCAAGGAGTTTGGTGCAATTCCCcaattaatgtttttttaaaacaacaacaacaacacacattctTTCCTACTCCAAAATAACATTCCTCCTCTTCATATGTTAGCTGTCAGATCACAGACTTCAAGGTttgttctcccctgccccccccccccccggcaaaaaaaaaagcttattgtGCACATTCTCACAAACACCCCTGAGCACACTGCCAGGGTGTGTTTTCCAGTTGTGCTGGATAAATGTCCCTCcctattcccccccaaaaaacctctcaAACCAGATTTGTGCATGCATTCAGGAATGGCTGTGTCATCAATCTCAGAAACTGTCATTTGGGCCTACCTTAAAAGAAGAAGCCTCTGCAGAGCAGAAAGCCTGGTTGCGCAGCAACGGGCAGCCCCTAGCAACCCCATCATGTGTCTTGGCAACGGATTCTGCGGCTTACAGGAAAAGGCAGGCCCTGCCAGAAAGCATTTGCTGAGTGTGGTAAAGTTAGTAGGAGCATTAATAATCCCggcgtgtgtgtttgttttacgGCCAGCATAGGAGCGTCACGAGGAATCTGGAAAGAATTGGGATTTGCAGAGGAACAATAACCATTAATGGCAAAAATGATGAGCTGGGGGTGACGGGAGGGGGCGGGATTGGAGGTAGTGGTATCATACAGCTTCCttcatttgttttcaaaaaaGTGGGAACTGTGGGCTGTAGTTGTGCCCAGACCTCCGGGAttgacagtggaacctcggtttatgaacacctcagtttatgaattttcggtttacgaacaccgcggacccatctggaacagattaattcactttccattactttcaatgggaaagttcgcttcagcttatgaacgcttcagtttatgaacagacttccggaaccaattacacccatgcttcgggttaagtacgcttcaggttgcgtactccgcggacccgtctggaacggattaatccactttccattactttcaatgggaaagttcgcttcagtttatgaacagacttccggaaacaattgtgttcataaaccgaggtaccactgtatccagatttgcctggccccctccaggtggcaggggTAGGGCTTTAATCTCCAGGTGGGTGAgagtgccttaaaaaaaaaacccacaaaagaaaaattaagaatactgtatgtgcagcttgcaagcttcagcctgcaaattattgcattgagtcttgggggtggggtctgCCCTTCTCTGCACCATCTTCCCCTCTCCTAATTAACCTCCACCTCTGAAAATTATTGCATAAACTCTTGAGAGGATGAGGGTTTGCCGTTCTCTGCACCCACCGCCCCTCTTCCAATTCACCTCCATCTCCAGGGAGGTGGTAGGGAACACAGAAGAAGACTCACCAGGGGCCATCCCTAGATCTCAGGTTTGAGGCCTGAAAGCTCAGgatctgggatgctcctgacctaGCAATCTTCATGTTTACATTCCTGTTTTCTGTACACATTCACTGcattcctagttacaggtaggtagccgtgttggtctgccacagtcgaaacaaaataaaaaaattccttccagcagcaccttagactgagaccaactaagtttgtcattggtatgagctttcgtgtgcatgcacacttcttcagataccgcaTTCCTAGTGTGGGATTTTTAACCCATGTTCACACAAGCATGTGTCTAAAATGCACATGTATCCTGTACAGAGCTGGATTAAGCCCTTTAGAGGACCTAAACACTGAAAAGTTTATGGTCCCTCCCCCACCATATGTAATTCAAAATGAAAACGATACTAacctgtaaaataaaattttatttttcaaaatttaCATGTATGCTGAAATGTACATGCATTGGATCTGATTCCCTCGTATTATTTCGATCAACGTTAGTAGGATGGCCCTATGGTTTAGGTGGGGATAAATAAtaagagaacagaaaaatgggGGAATAATGTGGGGTGGAGTGTAAGAAAAACTAAGAAAGCTGTGTAGATTCTCCCTGTAATGACTGttttgatgctttaaaaaaatctgtcaaattcttaaaaaaataataataataatttctgtgtGCCCCTGATTTGCTGGTGCCCTAAATACATGCTTAGTCTGCCTATTGGATAATCCAGCACCAATCCTATAGTTTGTTACAAAATACTGCTGTTGGATcggttgtttctcaaaccagcttcacccTTCTTGGACTGGAAAAACAACATCAATGCATTCTAAGGGGGTAATGTGAACACAGCTgagtgtttctgagcatgtgcagcagaCAGCAGACTGAATGTAAGAaggggcaaagagagagagagagagagagagagagagagagagagagagcctctcCTGTGTCTGCCCTGACAAGCAGTGCTCTTCTAAGGTTTCTGCTAACcaagaatctttttttaaaaaatagagatgccaggaattgaatgtgggatttcaaattttaatttaattttatctgCATGTAAAAATGGTGCTTTATCACTGATTCatagtagaaattggagttcttggtaaagtccagaaataaacagtaaattgcaagaactcaggccagaagaaaaatgccTTGATACAtagacttggtacactctgacctgtgaatctttgctgatgaagaattgtcgaaacagggccttgtcctgatttttactggaatttatatttatttgccttcaatgCTGGGATTGACTCCTATTTGAACTactcatcacacaaataaaaccttgtgaacatttatttgaaatccatttttcttctggcctgagttcttgcaatttac encodes:
- the KLHDC9 gene encoding kelch domain-containing protein 9, encoding MAAAGRSWEWRPVVCSDLLGRAFHSCNVVQGKLLIFGGQKSQETQEPPLGDVVAFDPSLQTVKRMAPECEHRRSHHEAVVLSDRFLCVVGGWDGSHRVSDVCCFDAEQGQWERWAVGPSNQAPVGLSSHTCTKLTDHEARVVGREGGVRTQRRYASIFTLHLNPANKTYWYKEEESRTASRAGHSAMLLRETTPSGKSSGYNLVVFGGRDSADFDIAGHWGKSKIHVDSVHAPGLTENLSRLVSTEKGSRQGPKGLRHQSCTVVGPFAVIFGGETLSTGRDAICNDLYIHDTRSSPANWFHFPCSNRGQKRVGHRTCLCNDKLYLIGGFGADGKTPCPEICSLEFAL